In the genome of Terriglobales bacterium, one region contains:
- a CDS encoding AMP-binding protein produces MANSTTTVLALETPAASAPVGAANFYRRFLETVERWPDHVAVEMQRSDPAKPVERHTYAELRRDAESIGRWLAEQGLERGARCAILASNGPRWVAAYLGAVAAGMVAVPLDIALKPEQVARLLADSGSTVLFVDGRHLAAGERAASGLKCRIVLLELEAEGKGRFPNVEEMFAAGPGDFTPVDTALDETVLLLYTSGTTADPKGVVLTNDNLLAEVEAVFKFIQVTPKDSILGVLPLFHALAQMANLLLPFAAGARVVYLEQLNTSELMRALRERDVTLFCCVPQFFYLIHERILKQVKERGALAQAAFRVLMGVSRLGRRVGINLGKVFFKKAHQALGTHMRFLITGGSRFDAAIGRDLEAMGFDILQAYGLTETSGGAFATPIGQNVIGSVGKPLYGVEARLADTQASEDEEGPAAGEILIRSRIVMKGYYKRPEATAEVLRDGWLYTGDLGYFDEDGNLFITGRKKDVIVLSSGKNIYPEEIEAHYQQSPWIKEVCVLGLESRPGEPFAERLHAVIVPDFELLKQKKIVNTREVIRFDLDGLSAQLPPSKRILSFELWQEELPRTTTRKLKRYQIRKSVLEGAAAAEAEASPVRELSSEDAAWLDEPDVQRALRVVREAAREKKESIHPNDNLELDLGLDSMERVELLVALEQELGASVDDSVVSEVYTVRDLVDAVRKGMGAEGAKRASFPGWEAVLATDTDDPEVTAITEPRPISTAAIFLLGRAVNLFLRDAFRLKVIGLEKLPKHGPFLLSPNHQSYLEAPILPTLLPWSLWKDMFYVGTSEIFGEGIFRRIARLIKLIPVDPDANLVRAMRAGAYGLRRGMVLTLYPEGERSIDGRPKTFKKGAAILSYHLQVPIYPVAVEGFYEAWPRGKPFQKFADLKIMFGDPIYPPKKGGNPELVYDQITRELRARVVAMWLKLRGEEPDQADRLDQAAD; encoded by the coding sequence GTGGCCAATTCGACCACGACTGTGCTCGCACTGGAGACGCCGGCAGCTTCGGCTCCGGTGGGTGCGGCGAACTTCTACCGGCGGTTCCTGGAAACCGTGGAGCGCTGGCCGGACCACGTGGCGGTAGAGATGCAGCGCTCCGATCCGGCAAAGCCGGTGGAACGGCACACGTATGCGGAGTTGCGTCGGGACGCCGAGTCCATCGGCCGCTGGCTGGCGGAGCAGGGCCTGGAGCGCGGTGCACGCTGCGCCATTCTGGCGTCCAACGGACCGCGCTGGGTAGCGGCCTACCTGGGCGCGGTCGCGGCCGGCATGGTGGCCGTGCCGCTGGACATCGCCCTCAAGCCGGAGCAGGTGGCGCGCCTGCTGGCCGATAGCGGCAGCACGGTGCTGTTCGTGGATGGGCGACACCTGGCGGCGGGCGAACGAGCGGCTTCGGGCCTGAAGTGCCGGATTGTTTTGCTGGAACTGGAAGCTGAAGGCAAGGGCCGCTTTCCCAACGTAGAAGAGATGTTCGCGGCTGGCCCGGGCGACTTCACGCCCGTTGACACCGCGCTGGACGAGACGGTCCTGCTGCTCTACACGTCGGGCACGACGGCGGATCCGAAAGGCGTCGTCCTCACCAATGACAACCTGCTGGCGGAAGTGGAGGCGGTCTTCAAGTTCATCCAAGTCACGCCGAAGGATTCCATCCTGGGCGTGCTGCCGCTGTTCCACGCGCTGGCGCAAATGGCCAACCTGCTGCTGCCGTTCGCCGCGGGCGCGCGCGTGGTCTACCTGGAGCAATTGAACACCAGCGAACTGATGCGCGCGCTGCGCGAGCGCGACGTCACGCTGTTCTGCTGCGTGCCGCAGTTCTTCTACCTGATCCACGAACGCATCCTGAAACAAGTGAAGGAGCGAGGCGCTCTGGCGCAAGCCGCCTTCCGGGTGCTGATGGGCGTCTCGCGATTGGGGCGTCGCGTGGGCATCAACCTGGGAAAAGTCTTCTTCAAGAAGGCGCACCAGGCGCTGGGGACACACATGCGTTTCCTCATCACCGGCGGCTCGCGGTTCGATGCGGCCATCGGACGCGACCTGGAAGCGATGGGCTTCGACATCCTGCAGGCCTACGGGCTGACGGAAACCTCCGGCGGAGCGTTTGCTACGCCCATCGGTCAGAACGTGATCGGGTCCGTGGGCAAGCCGCTCTACGGTGTGGAGGCGCGGCTGGCCGACACGCAAGCCAGCGAGGACGAGGAAGGGCCGGCGGCGGGCGAGATCCTGATCCGCAGCCGCATCGTGATGAAGGGCTACTACAAGCGTCCGGAGGCCACCGCGGAAGTGCTGCGCGACGGCTGGCTCTACACCGGCGACCTGGGCTACTTCGACGAGGACGGCAACCTGTTCATCACCGGGCGCAAGAAGGACGTGATCGTCCTCAGCTCAGGCAAAAACATTTATCCGGAAGAGATTGAGGCGCACTACCAGCAGTCGCCCTGGATCAAGGAAGTATGCGTGCTGGGCCTGGAAAGCCGGCCGGGCGAGCCCTTCGCCGAGCGGCTGCACGCGGTCATCGTGCCCGACTTCGAGTTGCTCAAGCAGAAGAAAATCGTCAACACGCGCGAAGTCATCCGCTTCGACCTGGACGGGCTCTCGGCACAACTGCCGCCGAGCAAGCGCATCCTGAGTTTCGAGCTGTGGCAAGAGGAACTGCCGCGCACGACCACGCGCAAACTGAAGCGCTACCAGATCCGCAAGAGCGTGCTGGAAGGAGCCGCAGCCGCCGAAGCCGAAGCGTCCCCGGTGCGCGAGCTTTCGAGCGAGGACGCGGCCTGGCTGGACGAGCCCGATGTGCAGCGCGCCCTGCGCGTGGTGCGCGAGGCGGCTCGTGAAAAGAAAGAATCCATCCATCCCAACGACAACCTGGAACTCGACCTGGGGCTTGACTCCATGGAGCGGGTGGAACTGCTGGTGGCGCTGGAGCAGGAGCTGGGCGCTTCGGTGGACGATTCGGTGGTTTCCGAGGTCTACACCGTGCGCGACCTGGTGGATGCGGTGCGCAAGGGCATGGGCGCCGAGGGCGCGAAGCGCGCCTCGTTTCCCGGCTGGGAGGCCGTGCTCGCCACCGACACCGACGACCCCGAGGTCACGGCCATCACGGAGCCGCGGCCCATCTCGACCGCGGCCATCTTCCTGCTGGGACGCGCCGTCAACTTGTTCTTGCGTGACGCCTTCCGGTTGAAGGTGATCGGCCTCGAGAAACTGCCGAAGCATGGTCCCTTCCTGCTCTCCCCAAACCACCAGAGCTACCTGGAAGCGCCCATCCTGCCGACGCTGTTGCCCTGGAGTCTGTGGAAAGACATGTTCTACGTGGGGACGAGCGAGATTTTCGGCGAAGGGATTTTTCGCAGGATCGCGCGCCTCATCAAGCTGATCCCGGTGGACCCGGATGCGAACCTGGTGCGGGCGATGCGGGCCGGGGCTTATGGGCTGCGGCGCGGCATGGTGCTCACCCTGTATCCCGAAGGCGAGCGCTCCATCGATGGTCGTCCGAAGACGTTCAAGAAGGGCGCCGCCATCCTCTCCTATCACCTGCAGGTGCCCATCTACCCGGTGGCGGTGGAGGGCTTCTACGAGGCCTGGCCGCGCGGCAAGCCGTTCCAGAAGTTCGCCGACTTGAAGATCATGTTCGGCGATCCCATCTATCCACCGAAGAAGGGCGGCAACCCGGAGCTGGTCTACGACCAGATTACGCGCGAGCTGCGCGCCCGCGTGGTTGCGATGTGGCTGAAGCTGCGCGGAGAAGAACCGGACCAAGCCGACCGGTTGGACCAAGCGGCAGACTGA
- the xerC gene encoding tyrosine recombinase XerC, whose translation MSKRKSSPRGPVPRAIVQFLRALESERRASRHTLRAYRQDLGRFAAWAGPDADWPAIDHLRIRAFLSHLYHRGLSKTSVARALAALRSLYRWMAREGMVEQNPAVLVSTPRLPKKLPRVPTVEEMNSMLDAPMANETAFPERDHLILELLYGCGLRNSELVGLDLEDVQWSNEALLVRGKGKKERLVPFGEVARAALAAYLPVRRERLAALKRSCSALLVNRRGGRLTTRSVGRIVKRIALARGLSADVHPHTLRHAFGTHMLEEGADLRAIQELLGHERLATTQRYTQLSVKHMLKVYDDTHPRAK comes from the coding sequence ATGAGCAAGAGAAAGTCCAGCCCGCGCGGTCCTGTCCCGCGCGCCATTGTCCAGTTCCTCCGCGCGCTCGAATCCGAGCGCCGCGCCTCGCGGCACACGCTGCGCGCTTATCGTCAGGACCTGGGGCGTTTTGCCGCCTGGGCTGGCCCGGATGCCGACTGGCCCGCCATCGACCATCTTCGCATCCGCGCCTTCCTCTCGCACCTTTATCACCGGGGACTCAGCAAGACCTCGGTCGCGCGCGCCCTGGCCGCACTGCGCTCGCTCTATCGCTGGATGGCGCGTGAAGGCATGGTGGAGCAGAATCCCGCCGTGCTGGTCTCGACGCCGCGGCTGCCCAAGAAGCTGCCGCGCGTCCCTACGGTCGAGGAAATGAACTCCATGCTCGACGCTCCCATGGCCAACGAGACCGCCTTCCCCGAGCGCGACCACTTGATCCTCGAGCTGCTGTACGGATGCGGACTGCGCAACTCTGAGCTGGTCGGCCTCGATCTGGAAGATGTGCAGTGGTCGAACGAAGCTCTGCTGGTGCGCGGCAAAGGGAAGAAGGAGCGACTGGTGCCGTTCGGCGAGGTGGCCCGCGCCGCGCTCGCCGCGTACCTGCCGGTTCGGCGGGAGAGGCTGGCGGCGCTCAAGCGCTCCTGCTCCGCGTTGCTGGTGAATCGCCGCGGCGGAAGACTCACCACACGCAGTGTGGGCCGCATTGTCAAACGTATCGCGCTGGCGCGCGGTCTTTCCGCCGACGTTCACCCGCACACGCTGCGCCACGCCTTCGGCACCCACATGCTGGAAGAAGGCGCCGACCTGCGCGCCATCCAGGAGCTGCTGGGCCACGAGCGCCTCGCCACCACCCAGCGCTACACGCAGCTCTCCGTCAAGCACATGCTGAAGGTGTACGACGACACCCATCCCCGGGCAAAGTAA
- a CDS encoding tyrosine recombinase, with amino-acid sequence MGAAALSAPDQRLLAGFADYLRVEKGLARLSIAAYTRDVTQFGEFLARKKRGLAHARRADVRDFLDHLFSLAVDGRSVARKLSTLRHLYRYLLLDRHVTRDPTLNIDAPRQWKVLPKSLARDDVKALLAGPPRAEDTPLAQALTLRDRAMLEMFYGGALRVSEIIGVGQEDLKLDLGYVLVRGKGDKERIVPLGRPALDALRLYLDQGRSVLAAGKASPLLFIARGARRLSRQRVWQMVRASSAGGRRASPHMLRHSCATHMVEGGADLRTVQSILGHADISTTQVYTHVALDRLKHVYRSHHPRARARFKTAVAKEKE; translated from the coding sequence ATGGGAGCCGCAGCCCTTTCCGCCCCGGACCAGCGCCTGCTCGCCGGCTTTGCCGACTACCTGCGGGTAGAGAAGGGACTGGCGAGGCTGAGCATCGCGGCCTACACGCGCGATGTCACCCAGTTCGGCGAGTTCCTTGCTCGCAAGAAGCGCGGACTTGCCCACGCGCGCCGTGCCGACGTCCGCGACTTCCTTGACCACCTGTTCTCGCTCGCCGTAGATGGCCGGTCGGTGGCGCGCAAGCTTTCGACCCTCCGCCATCTCTACCGCTATTTGCTTCTGGACCGCCATGTCACCCGCGACCCAACGTTGAACATCGATGCGCCGCGCCAGTGGAAGGTGCTGCCCAAGTCGCTGGCGCGCGACGACGTAAAAGCCCTTCTCGCCGGCCCGCCTCGGGCGGAAGACACGCCGTTGGCGCAGGCCCTCACGCTCCGCGACCGCGCCATGCTGGAGATGTTCTATGGAGGCGCGTTGCGCGTCTCGGAAATCATCGGCGTCGGTCAGGAAGACCTCAAGCTCGACCTCGGCTACGTGCTGGTCCGTGGCAAGGGAGACAAGGAACGCATCGTGCCGCTGGGCCGTCCCGCGCTCGACGCCTTGCGCCTGTACCTCGATCAGGGCCGCTCCGTGCTGGCCGCAGGCAAGGCCTCGCCGCTGCTGTTCATTGCCCGCGGCGCCCGTCGCCTTTCGCGCCAGCGCGTGTGGCAGATGGTGCGCGCCTCGTCCGCTGGCGGGCGCCGTGCCAGCCCGCACATGTTGCGTCACAGTTGTGCTACGCACATGGTGGAAGGCGGCGCCGACCTGCGCACCGTGCAGTCCATCCTGGGCCACGCCGACATCTCCACCACGCAGGTCTATACGCACGTGGCCCTCGACCGCTTGAAGCACGTCTACCGCAGCCACCATCCGCGGGCGCGTGCCCGATTCAAAACCGCCGTGGCGAAGGAAAAGGAATGA